Proteins from a genomic interval of Triplophysa dalaica isolate WHDGS20190420 chromosome 21, ASM1584641v1, whole genome shotgun sequence:
- the ptgfr gene encoding prostaglandin F2-alpha receptor: MSSNGSSDVGWMMSSDVCNGSCSKREVSVTSSAVSMTVGIISNILALFILIKAYHRFKFKSKAAFLFFASALVLTDLFGHLINGSLAIYVYASRKDWERFELNKSLCDFFGVCMAFFGLTPLLLGSLMAVERCIGVTRPLFHTTALGPHHVKRLLGVTWMLGLLVALLPILFQRRYQVQRSRSWCFFRLQGMRDWVDVLLPILFSVLGLLALLVSLVCNTVTGLTLLRCRGQLDRNHHRHCRNTSHHSEMVCQLLAIMLVSCVCWGPLLITSIILSLQDHGENQTSHTHMLLVVRMATWNQILDPWVYILLRKAVLRRLFQVALRLCSPHAKLTSRWRGSTLGSSMNASSSVTSRPDFIGLDGPFLPDTAIQTAQF, from the exons ATGTCTTCTAATGGATCATCTGATGTTGGATGGATGATGTCGAGCGATGTGTGTAACGGGAGCTGCAGCAAAAGAGAAGTGTCTGTGACCTCATCTGCCGTCTCAATGACGGTGGGCATCATATCCAACATTTTGGCTCTCTTTATCTTAATCAAAGCCTACCACAGGTTTAAATTCAAGTCTAAAGCAGCCTTCCTCTTCTTTGCAAGTGCTTTGGTCCTCACTGACTTATTTGGACATTTGATCAACGGTTCTCTGGCTATCTACGTTTACGCCTCACGGAAAGACTGGGAGAGATTTGAACTCAACAAATCTCTTTGTGACTTTTTTGGAGTTTGTATGGCTTTCTTCGGTCTGACTCCTCTTTTGCTCGGAAGTTTGATGGCAGTTGAACGCTGTATTGGAGTGACCCGTCCTCTTTTCCACACCACAGCACTGGGACCTCATCATGTGAAGAGGCTGCTGGGTGTGACCTGGATGCTGGGTCTCTTGGTGGCTCTGCTTCCGATCCTGTTTCAGCGGCGGTACCAGGTGCAGCGTTCCCGAAGCTGGTGCTTCTTCCGCCTGCAAGGGATGCGTGACTGGGTTGATGTGCTTCTTCCAATATTGTTCTCTGTGTTGGGTTTGCTGGCTTTACTAGTGTCACTAGTCTGCAACACTGTGACTGGTCTCACTCTCCTGCGGTGCCGGGGACAACTTGACCGAAATCATCATCGCCATTGTCGTAACACATCACACCATTCTGAGATGGTCTGTCAGCTTCTGGCAATTATGCTGGTTTCATGTGTCTGCTGGGGTCCTCTTCTG ATAACAAGCATCATCTTGAGCCTCCAGGATCATGGTGAAAATCagacttcacacacacacatgttgctGGTTGTTCGCATGGCAACATGGAACCAGATCCTCGACCCATGGGTCTATATCCTCCTCAGAAAAGCCGTGCTGAGGAGGCTTTTCCAGGTGGCATTGAGGCTTTGCAGTCCTCATGCCAAACTCACATCCCGATGGCGGGGCAGCACTCTGGGGAGTTCCATGAATGCCAGTAGCTCGGTGACCAGCCGTCCAGACTTCATCGGGCTGGATGGACCTTTCCTACCGGACACAGCCATCCAAACAGCACAATTCTGA
- the chrna4b gene encoding neuronal acetylcholine receptor subunit alpha-4b, producing the protein MRATWSLFILSAVCLQMPYVSSSTPAHAHAEERLLQVLFSNYNKLSRPVANISDVVLVHFGLSIAQLIDVDEKNQMMTTNVWVKQEWNDYKLRWNPEDYENVTSIRIPSEIIWRPDIVLYNNADGDFAVTHLTKAQVFYNGRIKWKPPAIYKSSCSIDVTFFPFDQQNCKMKFGSWTYDQAKIDLVSMASDVDQMDYWESGEWVIINAVGTYNIKKYECCTEIYPDITYSFIIRRLPLFYTINLIIPCLLISCLTVLVFYLPSECAEKITLCISVLLSLTVFLLLITEIIPSTSLVIPLIGEYLLFTMIFVTLSIIITVFVLNVHHRSPRTHRMPYWVRQLFLHLVPRYLFMKRPPASGKRNCGKLIEMMHKASESQSTFLRTTVLDIPPPSPCPRVGVTSVTQMDQLQRDSSPKPMLFSSAPSSQYSVLQEDSTQTPQTPVLNYTCTYTNNVFASSPSSFQETLGILLHTIPREGAGCTDCEIQGHGAESVFVDATESFLGSCQHGLASKGTNMQMVDHEDTEMCTRHDVSSDGVKAQNPEKPLTNLSQSLIKALEGVQYIADHLRAEDLDFSVKEDWKYVAMVIDRIFLWMFVLVCILGTVGLFLPPWLAGMI; encoded by the exons ATGAGAGCGACATGGAGTCTATTCATTCTTTCAGCTGTCTGTCTGCAGATGCCGTACG TGTCTTCCAGCACTCCAGCTCATGcacatgcagaagaaagactccTCCAGGTCTTATTCAGTAACTACAACAAGCTGTCTCGTCCTGTAGCAAACATCTCAGATGTGGTTCTGGTCCACTTTGGCCTGTCCATTGCTCAGCTCATTGATGTG GACGAGAAGAATCAGATGATGACCACAAACGTCTGGGTGAAACAG GAGTGGAACGATTACAAGCTGCGCTGGAACCCAGAGGACTACGAGAATGTCACCTCCATCAGGATCCCCTCTGAGATCATCTGGAGGCCAGACATTGTGCTCTATAACAA TGCGGATGGAGACTTCGCCGTGACGCACTTGACTAAAGCCCAGGTGTTTTACAACGGCAGGATCAAATGGAAGCCGCCTGCCATTTACAAGAGCTCCTGCAGCATAGATGTCACCTTCTTCCCCTTCGACCAGCAGAACTGCAAGATGAAATTCGGCTCTTGGACGTACGACCAGGCCAAGATCGACCTGGTGAGCATGGCAAGCGATGTGGACCAGATGGACTACTGGGAGAGCGGAGAATGGGTCATCATAAATGCCGTGGGCACCTACAACATTAAAAAGTATGAATGCTGTACGGAAATCTACCCGGATATCACCTACTCGTTCATCATCAGACgtcttcctctgttttacaccATCAATCTCATCATCCCCTGCCTGCTCATCTCTTGCCTGACCGTGCTGGTCTTCTACTTACCATCCGAGTGTGCGGAGAAGATCACACTGTGTATCTCCGTCCTCCTCTCTCTTACCGTTTTCCTCCTTCTTATCACGGAGATCATCCCATCCACCTCGCTGGTCATCCCGCTCATCGGCGAGTACCTCCTGTTCACCATGATCTTCGTCACTCTCTCCATCATCATCACCGTGTTTGTGCTCAACGTCCATCACCGTTCCCCCCGCACCCACAGAATGCCCTACTGGGTCCGCCAGCTATTCCTCCACTTGGTTCCACGTTACCTTTTCATGAAACGTCCACCTGCGTCAGGTAAAAGAAACTGTGGGAAACTCATCGAGATGATGCACAAGGCGTCAGAGTCACAGTCAACGTTTCTACGGACCACCGTGCTGGATATCCCACCGCCGAGTCCCTGCCCTCGTGTGGGCGTGACCTCTGTCACCCAGATGGATCAACTTCAACGTGACTCCTCCCCTAAACCTATGCTTTTCAGCAGTGCTCCCAGCAGCCAGTATTCCGTCCTGCAAGAGGACAGCACACAAACACCTCAAACGCCAGTTCTCAATTACACGTGTACGTACACAAACAACGTCTTTGCCTCCAGTCCCTCATCATTCCAAGAAACCCTCGGTATCCTGCTACACACCATACCACGGGAAGGAGCTGGGTGTACGGATTGTGAAATCCAAGGCCATGGTGCTGAGAGCGTCTTTGTGGATGCAACAGAGAGTTTTCTGGGGAGTTGTCAACATGGTCTTGCATCCAAGGGGACGAATATGCAGATGGTTGACCACGAAGATACAGAGATGTGTACTAGACATGATGTTTCAAGTGATGGTGTTAAAGCCCAAAATCCAGAAAAGCCACTGACTAATCTGTCACAGTCTTTAATAAAAGCCCTGGAGGGAGTTCAATACATTGCTGATCATCTCAGAGCGGAAGATTTGGACTTTTCA
- the btf3l4 gene encoding transcription factor BTF3 homolog 4 gives MNQEKLAKLQAQVRIGGKGTARRKRKVVHRTATADDKKLQSSLKKLAVNNIAGIEEVNMIKDDGTVIHFNNPKVQASLSANTFAITGHAETKQLTEMLPGILSQLGADSLTSLRKLAEQFPRQVLDNKAPKAEDIDEEDDDVPDLVENFDEASKNEAN, from the exons ATGAATCAAGAGAAGTTAGCTAAACTTCAGGCCCAGGTCCGAATAGGAGGCAAG GGCACAGCACGCAGAAAGAGGAAGGTGGTGCACAGAACAGCGACAGCTGATGATAAGAAACTCCAGAGTTCATTAAAGAAACTTGCAGTTAATAACATAGCTGGCATTGAAGAG GTGAATATGATTAAAGATGATGGCACGGTCATTCACTTCAACAACCCCAAAGTGCAGGCGTCTCTGTCTGCCAATACGTTTGCCATCACGGGCCACGCGGAAACCAAGCAGCTCACAGAAATGCTCCCGGGAATCCTCAGCCAACTTGGGGCTGACAGTCTCACGAGTTTGCGCAAACTCGCCGAGCAGTTCCCCAGACAAG TTCTCGACAACAAAGCTCCTAAAGCAGAAGACATCGACGAAGAAGACGATGATGTCCCAG ATCTCGTAGAGAACTTTGACGAGGCATCAAAGAACGAAGCAAactga